A stretch of DNA from Ranitomeya variabilis isolate aRanVar5 chromosome 1, aRanVar5.hap1, whole genome shotgun sequence:
actcacatatgatggctgactattgctggagcttgatgagagacaacccagaagctgtacatcacagatcagccaagaaaagaaagttcaaataactgccatttgtcattcgtctgtgtgccatatatatgtgtttttatattttgtagtttgattctgtaagtatatttgatttgctgtacatagactttgtaatctttgttattccttcattaaaaatatacaaaatgtagtacggaaaatcatgtgtttttatcataaaacattaggagtaattctcatcaaaaattgaaaatatctcgaaatcctgatgtgatagccaaaaacggagttcatattcgtaatcagcagccacaaTTGACTTTaaaatgttttaaaaccttttgccagaaaaattgcgttgatcaGTGTTATCAAAAACCATATTGacctcatatggcttttgtggccatttaaATTTGGCCTAACATATATCCAACATATTATTCAGCTATCACAGCAGAAAAAACAATAATTTTGCAGGAACAAAATATTTAACAAAAACAAACTTAAAGGTTTTGGAAAGTTggaggaggtgatggcggcagtccGGTTTCTTGATCTTGCTGCCTTTGTTGCCCCAATTGTCCTTGACCCTGTGTGGGTACTAACTCTTGCCCATGCTGGAAATATTGGCCATGCTCATATTGTCCACTTGCCGAGTGCCCATAGGGATTTTGAGTGTGGGCCTCGTGAGGATTATATAAGCCACGtgactcataccccccaatatggccatgttatccaaacccaggttgggaccagcctccaacactgggtctgtacaagtggccatattgggaaggttgctggTAGGATGGCATTTGGATATCTCGTGGCAACAGTTGGTCTTGGgggggaaagggttgaggtgtaggcatacgtggaagaggtgcatcagatccctcttgagcatgcacttGTGGGGTTGGTTGAAAACGCATGAGGTTATGGGGTGgcagctgccacctctccaagtATTCAAACTCATAtgggctattggggggggggggtgcatgcatcaagaaggatctgaaagcaccctctcacacTTAGCCTCACCTCACAGGGTAGGGGATgaaaggtaccgggccaggctgcaggaatatgcctcctcacctTCTTCCTGGGCAGCCCTGGATAGTTTAGAACCCCTGTATCCACATGCCTCCTTGTTTCCTGAAGCTCTCTTCTTCTGCGGCCATGGCGAGATATAACAGCAGGCTGTTGGGAGGCCTCCAGcgggacagtagggctgctgcttttCCCAGGATCTTCCTGGCTGACTGGAGCTAGTGCAGCTGTGGGTGCTGGTGCAGCATCTGGGCTTGTTGTTGGCGGAGCTTCTTGTGCTGCGGAAGATGGACCTGGAGGGATGCACCTGGAAGGatcagaagatgggccagccacctcttcaccttccccgacTGGATCAATGACAGCCTCTGAGTCGGactctgtctccctctcagtgaggttggactgagttctgttatgaaagtatgacaataaaataaaatttaatatatgagcataaaatacatatgtgtaatgtggtgtgaggtttgaacttacggtctcagatccatactgggatcaagAAATGACAGCCGGTCGTAATAGATGTATTTCCGCTTTGTAGGTGCGGAAAAACCACTCCTGGCCCGATGCTGTCTTTCCCTCCTGTACTGGTCCCTTATGCTGtgccatcgtctcataacatcttccactgcaatgacagagaagaaaataatgtataaggccattgtgcacagtggtacaatGAGTTTACAGAGATTTTACATAGTAATGTGGCCTAGTAAGatggattttaaaaaaattatctTCATTACTAATAATTTGATTACAAACATCAGAATAGGATTTAAAGGGATAGTGTGAAAACATGttagttaggctatgttcacatttgtgttgtgcgccgctgcgtcggcgacgcaacgcacaacgcaaacaaaaacgcaacaaaacgcacgctaaaacgctgcgttttgcgacgcatgcgtcctttttcgccgaaagttggacgcaaaaaaaatgcaacttgctgcgttctctgcgcccaacgcttgcggccaaaaaaagcatgcgtcgcaaaacgcagcacaacgcatatcCATGTGCCcctatgttaaatataggggcgcatgacgcatgcggcgacgctgcggcgccgaacgctaatgtgaacgtagacttactgcAGTTTAGAATATTATTGGAaaaacatgagtgaacttacttagttgctgctgtccctcacgtggccgctgTCCAAAATCCTGAAAAGGAGGCCACATAtgctcctccatgccgcctcttttcttgCACGGTTAGAATAATGGGCATCTCGCTgatcccagatttctggcctttcttgcaccaggaccagcagcatttcGACATTAATTAGTGAAGCCATGCTGCAGgaaactccgtggaggcgtgcggcgTACTTcctggatgtctgtctg
This window harbors:
- the LOC143814627 gene encoding uncharacterized protein LOC143814627, with the protein product MRRWHSIRDQYRRERQHRARSGFSAPTKRKYIYYDRLSFLDPSMDLRPTQSNLTERETESDSEAVIDPVGEGEEVAGPSSDPSRCIPPGPSSAAQEAPPTTSPDAAPAPTAALAPVSQEDPGKSSSPTVPLEASQQPAVISRHGRRRRELQETRRHVDTGVLNYPGLPRKKGEATSMRNACWRTWPHLRQD